A genomic segment from Paenibacillus sp. encodes:
- a CDS encoding nicotinate phosphoribosyltransferase, with protein sequence MNGGALALHMDKYEVNMAYAHWLHGTHRKRAVFELYFRKLPFGNGFAVFAGLERVIDYLSTLRFDEEDIRYLREQEEAYREPFLDELRRFRFAGDLFAAQEGTIVFPNEPLLRVEASVFEAQMIETALLNFVNFQTLIATKAARIKRTSPGDNFLEFGSRRAQEADAAIWGARAAYIAGFDATSNLLAGKRFGIPTAGTHAHSWVQAHDSELEAFEKYAEALPDQVTLLVDTYDTLSLGVPHAIRIAQRLEARGKRMRAIRIDSGDLAAQAKAARAMLDEAGLGYVRIVASNDLDEHVILHLKAQGAPIDSWGVGTKLITGGEESALGGVYKLVARETDDGWQPVIKISGNAEKTVTPGAKTAYRLIRADTGRAAADALAFPSEDDVRGAKATVFVDPSDPLQRRELERYEAVPLLTQVVARGELREEGLPDLGRIREHHAAQLRLFAPEHLRALNPEPYPVWLSEDVWKLKTDMIRRYRSSRA encoded by the coding sequence ATGAACGGCGGCGCGCTCGCGTTGCATATGGATAAATACGAAGTCAACATGGCGTACGCCCATTGGCTTCACGGCACGCATCGGAAGCGGGCCGTATTCGAGCTTTATTTCCGCAAGCTTCCGTTCGGCAACGGATTCGCCGTTTTCGCCGGGCTGGAGCGGGTGATTGATTATTTGTCGACGCTTCGTTTCGACGAAGAGGACATTCGTTACCTGCGGGAGCAGGAGGAAGCGTACCGGGAACCGTTTCTCGACGAGCTGCGCCGCTTTCGCTTCGCCGGCGACCTGTTCGCCGCGCAGGAGGGGACCATCGTGTTTCCGAACGAGCCGCTGCTTCGCGTGGAAGCGTCGGTGTTCGAAGCGCAAATGATCGAGACGGCGCTGCTCAATTTCGTCAATTTCCAAACGTTAATCGCAACGAAAGCGGCGCGCATCAAGCGCACGTCGCCCGGCGACAACTTTCTGGAGTTCGGTTCGCGGCGGGCCCAGGAGGCGGACGCGGCCATTTGGGGGGCGCGGGCCGCGTATATCGCCGGCTTCGACGCCACGTCGAACTTGCTCGCCGGGAAACGGTTCGGCATTCCGACGGCGGGGACGCATGCGCACTCGTGGGTGCAGGCGCACGATTCCGAGCTCGAGGCGTTCGAAAAATACGCCGAAGCGCTGCCGGATCAAGTGACGCTGCTCGTCGATACGTACGATACGCTGTCCCTCGGCGTCCCGCATGCGATTCGCATCGCCCAGCGGCTGGAAGCGCGCGGCAAGCGGATGCGCGCCATCCGGATCGACAGCGGCGACCTCGCCGCGCAGGCGAAGGCGGCGCGCGCCATGCTTGACGAGGCGGGGCTCGGTTACGTCCGGATCGTCGCTTCGAACGACTTGGACGAGCATGTCATCCTTCATTTGAAGGCGCAGGGCGCTCCGATCGACAGCTGGGGCGTCGGCACGAAGCTGATTACGGGCGGGGAAGAGTCGGCGCTCGGGGGCGTCTACAAGCTGGTCGCCCGGGAGACGGACGACGGCTGGCAGCCGGTGATCAAAATTTCGGGCAACGCGGAGAAAACGGTGACGCCGGGCGCCAAAACGGCGTATCGGTTGATCCGAGCCGATACCGGCCGAGCCGCGGCCGACGCGCTGGCGTTCCCGTCGGAGGACGACGTGCGCGGCGCGAAGGCGACCGTGTTCGTCGACCCGTCGGATCCGCTGCAGCGGCGCGAACTCGAGCGGTACGAAGCGGTGCCGCTGCTTACGCAGGTCGTCGCCCGAGGCGAACTGCGGGAAGAGGGGCTGCCCGATTTAGGGCGCATCCGGGAGCACCATGCCGCCCAATTGCGGCTGTTCGCTCCCGAGCATTTGCGCGCCCTTAATCCGGAACCGTATCCCGTCTGGCTGTCCGAGGACGTCTGGAAGCTGAAGACGGATATGATCCGCCGATACCGATCGTCGCGCGCCTGA
- a CDS encoding YebC/PmpR family DNA-binding transcriptional regulator: MGRKWNNIKEKKASKDANTSRIYAKFGLEIYVAAKKGEPDPESNRALKVVLERAKTYNVPKAIIDRAIEKAKKGAEENYEELRYEGFGPNGSMVIVDALTNNVNRTASAVRAAFNKNGGSMGVNGSVSYMFDAAAVIGLTGKSADEVIEVLLNADVDVKDVTEEDEAVIVYAAPDQFHAVQEALKQAGVTEFTVAEISMLAQNYVTLSGDAQVQFDKLIDALEDLEDVQQVYHNVESE, translated from the coding sequence ATGGGCCGTAAATGGAACAATATCAAAGAAAAGAAAGCGTCCAAGGACGCCAACACAAGCCGCATCTACGCGAAATTCGGTCTTGAAATTTACGTCGCCGCGAAGAAAGGCGAGCCGGACCCGGAGTCGAACCGAGCGCTGAAGGTCGTTCTGGAGCGCGCCAAAACATACAACGTGCCGAAAGCGATCATCGACCGCGCGATCGAGAAGGCGAAGAAGGGCGCGGAAGAAAATTACGAGGAGCTTCGCTACGAAGGCTTCGGCCCGAACGGGTCGATGGTCATCGTGGACGCGCTCACGAACAACGTCAACCGAACGGCGTCGGCGGTGCGGGCCGCGTTCAACAAGAACGGCGGCAGCATGGGCGTCAACGGGTCGGTGTCGTACATGTTCGACGCGGCGGCCGTCATCGGATTGACCGGCAAGTCGGCGGACGAAGTCATCGAAGTGCTGCTGAACGCCGACGTCGACGTGAAGGATGTCACGGAGGAGGACGAGGCGGTCATCGTCTATGCGGCGCCCGACCAATTCCACGCCGTGCAGGAAGCGCTGAAGCAGGCCGGCGTCACCGAGTTTACGGTGGCGGAAATTTCGATGCTCGCGCAAAACTACGTCACGCTGTCGGGAGACGCCCAAGTTCAATTTGATAAGCTGATCGACGCGCTGGAAGATTTGGAAGACGTCCAACAGGTGTATCATAACGTCGAGTCGGAATAA
- a CDS encoding endospore germination permease, with the protein MQTLSKLQLNALTTLFMVAVAIKHPPVPMIEAARQDAWMGYIVAGVAIIPPLWIIGVVHRKYPEGTLPETFVARRPWIGRALLALVALVFFAILAHDLRFLTELVNIYLLPNTPPIIIAATGAFTAVLFAKAGLAATARANILFVALFISQVAALPILLQGQTRMEFLAPFFERPAGILEAGAYAFGHFAELLIIPMLLRDQSLRMRDIAPGFLVGLASNVILIIGELVLFGPDLTTMFWDPPYELIRQLRVTDFLDRLDMAIAAAWMPTAFVKSGVTIYFLCRLIGLIVPRVNADVLTTPLAVFAVVVSAWFYDSAAQMIETTRSRPIFLGTFAFVVPLAILAFYGRRKRKRGPPPAEAETG; encoded by the coding sequence ATGCAGACGTTGTCGAAACTGCAGCTTAACGCATTAACGACGCTGTTCATGGTTGCGGTGGCGATCAAGCATCCGCCCGTCCCGATGATCGAAGCGGCTCGGCAGGACGCTTGGATGGGCTACATCGTCGCCGGCGTCGCCATCATCCCTCCTCTATGGATCATTGGCGTCGTCCACCGGAAGTACCCAGAAGGCACGCTGCCGGAAACGTTCGTCGCGCGGCGGCCTTGGATCGGAAGGGCGCTGCTCGCGCTCGTCGCATTGGTGTTTTTCGCGATCCTCGCGCACGACCTCCGGTTTTTGACGGAGCTCGTGAACATTTATTTGCTGCCGAATACGCCTCCGATCATCATCGCCGCGACGGGCGCTTTCACGGCGGTGCTGTTCGCGAAAGCCGGACTCGCGGCGACCGCGCGCGCGAACATCTTGTTCGTCGCGCTGTTCATCTCGCAGGTGGCCGCTTTGCCGATTTTGCTGCAGGGGCAAACGCGAATGGAGTTTTTAGCGCCGTTCTTCGAGCGGCCCGCGGGCATCTTGGAAGCCGGCGCTTACGCCTTCGGCCATTTCGCGGAGCTGTTGATTATCCCGATGCTGCTGCGGGATCAATCGCTGCGAATGCGGGATATCGCGCCGGGCTTCCTCGTCGGCCTCGCTTCGAATGTGATCTTGATCATCGGAGAGCTCGTGTTGTTCGGCCCCGATTTGACGACGATGTTCTGGGATCCGCCTTATGAGCTGATCCGTCAGCTTCGCGTCACCGATTTCTTGGACCGGCTCGATATGGCGATCGCCGCGGCGTGGATGCCGACCGCATTCGTTAAGAGCGGCGTTACGATTTATTTCCTATGCCGCTTGATCGGCCTCATCGTGCCGCGCGTGAATGCGGATGTACTGACGACGCCTCTCGCCGTTTTCGCGGTCGTCGTGTCCGCTTGGTTTTACGATTCCGCGGCGCAGATGATCGAGACGACGCGTTCCCGACCTATATTCCTCGGGACGTTCGCGTTTGTGGTCCCTCTGGCGATCCTCGCGTTCTACGGACGGCGGAAGCGGAAACGCGGGCCGCCTCCCGCCGAAGCCGAGACCGGATAA
- a CDS encoding Ger(x)C family spore germination protein, with translation MRGAAAVSLCVCMALLLTGCWDRREINDVAFVVGTAIDLEKDGYRGTLQIPLVGQMGGPQGGGGGTSGSKAWHIESAFGKTIRGATEALQDHLSRVLNFSHRRVFVIGMPLASQGVMPFFDAVFRIPQNRLSAFPLVAIGDAKDILTADAPIEKMPAEMLREVAQLATVDPINLRIFFYSLLTEGIDPIAPAVKRISSATNIKKSKSTIELAGVALFRHDRLAAILSEDDALGLLIAMNQARSPLIDVKPPHGAKGTIMIQLQQSITSIEPKVKGARIGFDVTIMAHGNVAEKMSDYPTSTTVQRDALERAVESRLTKMVEHAIRESQRHQSDPIGFGDALHRKQPRVWKDVRGRWEREELPRADIRVRARVHLEHDGALTKSLEQMK, from the coding sequence ATGAGAGGGGCGGCCGCTGTCTCGCTGTGCGTCTGCATGGCGCTGCTGCTGACGGGTTGTTGGGATCGGAGAGAAATCAACGACGTCGCCTTCGTCGTCGGCACCGCCATCGATCTCGAGAAAGACGGCTACCGCGGCACGCTGCAAATTCCGCTCGTCGGCCAAATGGGCGGCCCGCAGGGCGGCGGCGGCGGCACGTCCGGCTCGAAGGCGTGGCATATCGAGTCCGCGTTCGGCAAAACGATTCGCGGCGCAACGGAAGCGCTGCAGGACCATTTGTCCCGCGTGCTCAATTTCTCCCACCGACGCGTGTTCGTCATCGGTATGCCGTTGGCCAGCCAAGGGGTCATGCCGTTTTTCGACGCCGTCTTTCGCATTCCGCAAAACCGGCTGAGCGCATTCCCGCTCGTCGCCATAGGGGATGCGAAGGACATTTTGACCGCCGACGCGCCGATCGAGAAAATGCCCGCGGAGATGCTCCGAGAGGTTGCGCAGCTCGCCACCGTCGATCCGATCAATTTGCGAATCTTCTTCTATTCGCTGCTGACGGAAGGCATCGATCCGATCGCGCCGGCCGTGAAGCGGATCAGCTCCGCGACGAATATCAAGAAGTCGAAATCGACGATCGAGCTGGCCGGCGTCGCCTTGTTCCGCCACGATCGGCTCGCGGCGATCTTATCGGAGGACGACGCGCTGGGGCTCTTGATCGCGATGAACCAGGCGCGATCGCCGCTCATCGACGTGAAACCGCCGCACGGCGCGAAAGGAACGATCATGATTCAGCTTCAACAGTCCATAACGAGCATCGAGCCGAAGGTCAAAGGCGCACGCATCGGCTTCGACGTGACGATCATGGCGCACGGGAACGTCGCCGAAAAAATGTCGGACTACCCGACCTCGACGACCGTCCAACGCGACGCATTGGAGCGGGCGGTCGAATCGAGGCTGACCAAGATGGTCGAACATGCGATTCGGGAAAGTCAGCGGCATCAATCGGATCCGATCGGCTTCGGCGACGCCCTTCATCGAAAGCAGCCTCGCGTCTGGAAGGACGTCCGCGGCCGATGGGAACGCGAGGAGCTGCCGCGGGCGGACATCCGCGTGCGCGCCCGCGTCCATCTGGAACATGACGGCGCGCTGACGAAATCGTTGGAACAAATGAAATAA
- a CDS encoding spore germination protein → MMRDGGIKDRLTSKEGTSTKPSSAALVDRLDRNVEAVREAFSNCDDVVFRMLESENGTKACLVYIAGLAETKELSEHALRPFLDGAVSAGGNGSAASRLNEHLLSVAAASVAETLDAVIAEVTEGGAALLVDGIAEAIALRVPGATRRAVQESTTEVSIRGPKESFTEDIQVNTSLLRLKIKTTDLKMVSLRVGERTHTNVIVAYLQGVANPGVVAEAMQRIRSIRIDGVLESGYIEECIEDDPHSPFPQMQYTERPDTAAAMLLEGRVVILVDGTPNVLTGPITFWQLMHSSEDYYERYYVANLLRMLRYAFLFLALYLPALYIAVTTFHQDMLPTSLMFSIAAAREPIPFPALIEALIMEISFEALREAGIRLPRVIGQAVSILGALVIGQAAVQAGIVSAPVVIVVSLTGIASFTIPRFNLAISIRMLRFPLMLLGSIFGVYGIVLGTVWIVLHLCKLTSFGVPYLTGVTPFRSGDQKDILLRVPWWSMRRRPSFLSRRNRRRVGGDGAAPT, encoded by the coding sequence ATGATGCGAGACGGCGGGATCAAAGATCGCTTAACCAGTAAAGAAGGAACCTCGACGAAGCCGTCCTCCGCCGCGCTGGTCGATCGCTTGGATCGGAACGTGGAAGCGGTGCGGGAAGCGTTCTCGAACTGCGACGACGTCGTCTTCCGCATGCTGGAATCGGAGAACGGGACGAAAGCATGCCTCGTTTATATTGCCGGTCTGGCGGAGACGAAAGAGCTGAGCGAGCATGCGCTCCGCCCGTTCTTGGACGGCGCGGTATCCGCCGGGGGGAACGGTTCGGCCGCCTCCCGATTGAACGAGCACCTGCTGTCGGTGGCGGCGGCGTCCGTCGCCGAGACGTTGGACGCGGTCATCGCGGAGGTGACCGAAGGCGGCGCGGCGCTGCTCGTCGACGGCATTGCCGAAGCGATCGCGCTGCGCGTGCCGGGCGCCACCCGGCGAGCGGTGCAGGAATCTACGACGGAAGTGAGCATCCGCGGACCGAAAGAATCGTTCACGGAGGACATTCAAGTCAACACGTCGCTGCTGCGGCTCAAGATCAAGACGACGGATCTGAAAATGGTCTCCCTTCGCGTCGGAGAGCGCACGCATACGAATGTCATCGTCGCTTACCTGCAGGGCGTCGCGAACCCCGGCGTCGTCGCGGAAGCGATGCAGCGCATTCGCTCCATACGGATCGACGGCGTGCTGGAAAGCGGATATATCGAGGAGTGCATCGAGGACGATCCGCATTCCCCGTTCCCGCAAATGCAGTACACCGAAAGGCCCGACACGGCCGCCGCCATGCTGCTCGAAGGCCGCGTCGTCATTCTCGTCGACGGGACGCCGAACGTCTTGACCGGTCCGATCACGTTCTGGCAGCTGATGCATTCGAGCGAAGATTATTACGAAAGGTACTATGTGGCGAATTTGCTGCGCATGCTTCGGTACGCCTTTCTTTTCTTGGCGCTGTATTTGCCGGCATTATATATCGCCGTCACTACGTTCCATCAAGACATGCTGCCGACGAGCCTCATGTTCAGCATCGCGGCGGCGCGGGAGCCGATTCCGTTCCCCGCCTTGATCGAAGCGCTTATCATGGAGATTTCGTTCGAAGCGCTCCGGGAAGCGGGCATCCGGCTGCCGAGGGTGATCGGGCAGGCCGTGAGCATTCTCGGCGCGCTCGTCATCGGGCAGGCGGCCGTCCAGGCGGGCATCGTTTCCGCGCCGGTCGTCATCGTCGTGTCGCTCACGGGAATCGCGTCGTTCACGATTCCGCGCTTCAATCTCGCCATTTCGATCCGGATGCTCCGGTTCCCGCTGATGCTGCTCGGCAGCATCTTCGGCGTGTACGGCATCGTGCTCGGCACCGTATGGATCGTGCTCCATTTGTGCAAATTGACGTCATTCGGCGTGCCGTATTTGACGGGCGTCACCCCGTTCCGATCCGGAGATCAGAAAGATATTCTCCTCCGCGTCCCATGGTGGTCGATGCGGCGCCGGCCCTCCTTCCTCTCCCGCAGAAACCGGAGACGAGTCGGCGGCGACGGAGCGGCGCCGACATGA